In Leucoraja erinacea ecotype New England chromosome 11, Leri_hhj_1, whole genome shotgun sequence, the following are encoded in one genomic region:
- the rbm22 gene encoding LOW QUALITY PROTEIN: pre-mRNA-splicing factor RBM22 (The sequence of the model RefSeq protein was modified relative to this genomic sequence to represent the inferred CDS: deleted 2 bases in 1 codon) translates to MATSLGANTYNRQNWEDADFPILCQTCLGENPYIRMTKEKYGKECKICSRPFTVFRWCPGARMRFKKTEVCQTCSKLKNVCQTCLLDLEYGLPIQVRDAGISLKDEMPKSDVNKEYYTQNMEREIQNSDGTRPVGALGKATSSSDMLLKLARTTPYYKRNRPHICSFWVKGECKRGEECPYRHEKPTDPDDPLADQNIKDRYYGINDPVADKLLKRAATMPRLDPPEDKTITTLYVGGLGEQISETELRNHFYQFGEIRSITVVQRQQCAFIQFAIRQSSELAAEKSFNKLIINGRRLNVKWGRSQAARGKDKEKDPNITESGMKLEPVPGLPGALPPPPVSVEEETATNFFNLPPSAPPAVVNISLPPPPGLAPPPPPGFGHALFHGMPPPPPPFLRAPGPIHYPSQDPQRMGAHTNKANSA, encoded by the exons ATGGCGACGTCGCTGGGAGCCAACACGTACAACCGGCAGAACTGGGAGGACGCG GATTTTCCGATTCTGTGTCAAACATGCCTCGGGGAGAATCCGTACATTCGCATG ACAAAAGAGAAATACGGGAAAGAGTGCAAG ATCTGCTCCAGGCCCTTCACGGTGTTCCGCTGGTGCCCGGGAGCGCGGATGCGTTTCAAGAAGACGGAGGTGTGCCAGACCTGCAGCAAGCTGAAGAACGTGTGTCAGACGTGCCTGCTGGACCTGGAGTATG GTTTGCCTATCCAGGTGCGCGATGCAGGAATCTCCCTCAAGGATGAGATGCCCAAATCTGATGTCAATAAGGAGTATTACACGCAGAACATGGAGAGAGAG ATCCAGAACTCGGACGGGACGAGGCCGGTGGGAGCGctgggcaaggccaccagctccagTGACATGTTGCTGAAACTGGCCCGGACCACCCCTTACTACAAACGCAACCGACCCCACATCTGCTCGTTCTGGGTCAAGGGGGAGTGCAAGCGCGGCGAGGAGTGTCCATACAG GCACGAGAAGCCGACGGACCCTGACGACCCTCTGGCTGACCAGAACATCAAGGACCGCTACTACGGCATCAACGACCCGGTAGCGGACAAGCTGCTGAAGCGAGCGGCCACCATGCCCAGACTCGACCCCCCCGAGGACAAAACCATCACCACCCTGTACGTGGGGGGGCTCGGCGAGCAGATCTCCGAGACCGAGCTGAG GAACCACTTCTACCAGTTTGGGGAGATCCGCTccatcacggtggtgcagaggcagCAGTGCGCCTTCATCCAGTTCGCCATCAGGCAGTCGTCGGAGCTGGCCGCCGAAAAATCCTTCAACAAGCTCATCATCAACGGACGCCGACTCAATGTCAAGTGGGGCCG ATCCCAAGCGGCCAGAGGAAAGGACAAGGAGAAGGATCCGAACATTACAGAGTCCGGCATGAAGTTGGAGCCCGTTCCCGGGCTACCTGGAG cGTTGCCGCCACCCCCGGTGTCGGTGGAGGAGGAAACGGCCACCAACTTCTTCAACCTGCCGCCCAGCGCCCCGCCCGCCGTGGTCAACATatcactgccccctcccccgggACTGGCA CCCCCGCCACCACCAG GTTTTGGACACGCCCTGTTCCACGgcatgcctccaccgccaccgccCTTCCTCCGGGCTCCGGGTCCCATCCACTATCCCTCGCAGGACCCCCAGCGGATGGGCGCCCACACGAACAAAGCCAACAGCGCCTAA